From a region of the Halomonas sp. HL-93 genome:
- the flgL gene encoding flagellar hook-associated protein FlgL, whose translation MRISSVTMFDQSTASMNRQQSDFLKVSQQIASGRRVVNPSDDPQAASRAVGVDQAKAITEQYGDARTSARNSLAQTESILNSTSDAITSAKTLLVQASSDTLSDVDRESIASELKGVYETMLGQANATDGNGRYLFGGYNDGNPPFVKQGDAVEYQGDQNTREQRVDSSRLMPVTENGASIFQSVPNSAGYVAEANSDNAGNVTFGGPHVADVNNDGYGDSYRIQFDEDGVGDPTYSIETFDEDSDSWVAYDPDNDGAFTDAAYTSGESVSFGGINVDLKGEPEVGDQIQVAQSGSAQREPNLFRTMEEAIRVLEKPAETESDKADLSNTLKTSMRDLDNSLDNVLTVRASAGARLNELDVIDAVGDNRSLNYEQTLSDLVDLDYNEAISEYSLRQIGLQASQKAFVDVKGMSLFDYL comes from the coding sequence ATGCGTATTAGCAGCGTTACCATGTTTGACCAAAGCACGGCGTCAATGAACCGTCAGCAGAGCGACTTTTTAAAAGTCAGCCAGCAAATTGCCAGCGGTCGCCGCGTTGTTAACCCCTCGGATGATCCCCAAGCCGCCTCGCGTGCCGTGGGTGTTGACCAAGCAAAAGCGATCACCGAGCAATATGGTGATGCTCGCACCTCAGCGCGCAATTCGCTCGCGCAAACGGAAAGTATCCTCAATAGTACGAGTGATGCGATCACCAGCGCCAAAACGCTGTTGGTCCAGGCTTCAAGCGATACGCTTAGCGATGTCGACCGCGAGTCGATAGCCAGCGAGCTGAAAGGCGTCTACGAGACCATGCTAGGCCAGGCGAATGCGACGGACGGTAACGGCCGTTATTTGTTCGGCGGTTATAACGATGGCAATCCGCCCTTCGTCAAACAGGGTGATGCGGTAGAGTATCAGGGCGACCAAAATACTCGGGAACAGCGCGTTGACTCATCACGCTTAATGCCGGTGACCGAAAATGGCGCTTCAATCTTCCAAAGCGTGCCCAACAGTGCGGGCTATGTGGCAGAAGCCAATAGTGATAATGCTGGCAACGTGACGTTTGGGGGCCCGCACGTTGCAGATGTAAACAATGACGGCTATGGCGATAGCTATCGTATTCAGTTTGATGAGGATGGTGTTGGTGATCCCACCTACAGCATCGAGACCTTTGACGAGGACAGTGATAGCTGGGTTGCCTACGATCCGGATAATGACGGTGCTTTTACCGATGCAGCCTATACCTCTGGCGAAAGTGTTTCCTTTGGTGGCATTAATGTTGACTTAAAAGGCGAGCCTGAAGTTGGAGATCAGATTCAGGTAGCCCAGTCAGGTAGTGCTCAGCGCGAACCTAATTTATTCCGCACCATGGAAGAAGCCATTCGTGTTTTAGAGAAACCCGCTGAAACCGAGTCAGACAAAGCGGATTTAAGTAATACGCTCAAGACCTCCATGCGCGATTTGGACAATAGCCTGGATAACGTCCTTACGGTACGTGCATCCGCTGGGGCGCGTCTCAATGAGCTGGATGTCATCGACGCAGTGGGCGATAACCGTAGTCTTAACTACGAGCAAACGCTGTCTGACCTGGTCGATCTTGACTACAACGAGGCGATTTCCGAATATAGCCTGCGCCAAATCGGCTTACAGGCCTCACAAAAAGCCTTTGTTGATGTGAAGGGTATGTCGCTGTTCGACTACCTGTAA
- the flgG gene encoding flagellar basal-body rod protein FlgG — protein sequence MISSLWTAKTGLESQQTKLDVISNNLANVSTNGFKRSRPVFEDLLYQNMRQPGAQNNIQDRLPSGMQVGTGVRAVATERLHTQGGLEQTENSRDLAINGEGFFQVLLPDGNTAYTRDGSFQLNENGQMVTANGYPIEPAIFVPENAVSVSIGEDGTVSAREPGDNQENEIGQINVATFINPAGLQSMGGNLYQETGSSGVPNQNMPGMNGAGRLSQGYVETSNVNVVEEMVNMIQTQRAYEINSQAVSTSDEMLARLGQL from the coding sequence ATGATTTCATCATTGTGGACGGCCAAAACCGGCTTGGAATCCCAGCAAACCAAGCTGGACGTCATTTCCAATAACCTGGCTAACGTCAGTACTAATGGCTTTAAACGCTCACGCCCGGTGTTTGAAGACTTGCTATATCAAAATATGCGTCAGCCCGGCGCACAAAATAATATTCAGGATCGGCTGCCTTCCGGTATGCAGGTGGGTACCGGTGTGCGCGCAGTCGCCACAGAGCGCTTGCACACCCAGGGGGGGCTCGAGCAGACAGAAAACTCACGAGATCTTGCGATCAATGGCGAGGGCTTCTTTCAAGTGCTGCTGCCCGATGGCAACACTGCCTATACACGGGATGGCAGCTTTCAACTGAATGAAAATGGCCAGATGGTAACGGCGAATGGCTACCCGATAGAGCCGGCGATTTTTGTTCCCGAAAATGCCGTGTCTGTCAGTATCGGGGAAGATGGTACGGTGAGTGCGCGAGAGCCCGGCGACAATCAGGAAAACGAGATTGGCCAGATTAACGTTGCCACTTTCATCAATCCCGCTGGTCTGCAAAGCATGGGCGGCAATCTCTATCAGGAAACGGGCTCTTCAGGCGTGCCTAATCAAAACATGCCGGGTATGAATGGTGCTGGGCGTCTTTCCCAGGGTTACGTAGAGACGTCGAACGTCAATGTGGTCGAAGAAATGGTCAACATGATTCAGACCCAACGGGCTTACGAAATCAATAGTCAGGCCGTTTCGACTAGCGATGAAATGTTGGCGCGTTTAGGTCAGCTGTAA
- the flgK gene encoding flagellar hook-associated protein FlgK encodes MSMFSIGLSGLNAAQNSLNTASNNISNVNTPGYNREITKLGEGSAGTSGVQVNDIERQFNQYVADQLNSAKTQSSALETYSEQVTQIDNLLADRDAGLSPLMQNFFSSLEDLASSPSDPAARQGVLGNAETLSAQFRSFDSYLQDMQSNINNQLDDEVTQINNTTEQVAGLNKEIALARARNGEAPNSLLNQRDKLVSDLNERMDLRLNVQDGKTYNISLPNGQPLVTGTDSFELETMEAENDPQRKVIGYRDGGGNLSQLEEDVVTGGSLGGLMTFRQETLDKTQNQIGQLAVSLSSAMNEQHKQGVDLNGDQGEDLFNIRAPQTYGHDDNSDATIESAEFDPSRIDELRATDYSVSFDDNDDPVITRKDNGQVVEYDQDAWAEDDQLKFGGVTLEFSQPPVAGDEYEIQPVRRAGAGMDTNITDLDKIAAGSLADMEGDLAIGDVSMAEGALSALPADGEYSLSVAEDGTVSELEGAMTVNGEALADGDTLEAGDRIAIDGVEFTLDELPDADGATFSISLSDANSGDNSNALAMQDLQSEDIVGGSATVSGAYGSMVSDVGNRTNITQVNLEARQGLTEQLTEVQQSESGVNLDEEAANLIRYQQFYQANARVIDTAGTLMDTILNLRG; translated from the coding sequence ATGAGCATGTTTTCTATTGGGCTAAGCGGCTTAAACGCGGCGCAAAACTCGCTGAATACGGCTAGCAACAATATCAGCAACGTGAACACACCCGGCTACAATCGCGAAATCACCAAACTTGGTGAGGGCAGCGCAGGAACGTCAGGTGTTCAGGTCAACGATATTGAACGCCAGTTTAATCAATACGTGGCGGATCAGCTCAATAGCGCTAAAACGCAGTCGAGCGCGTTAGAAACCTATTCCGAGCAAGTGACCCAAATTGATAATTTGCTGGCCGACCGCGATGCGGGTCTTTCACCGCTGATGCAAAACTTCTTTTCCTCGCTGGAAGATTTAGCCAGTTCGCCATCCGACCCCGCTGCTCGCCAGGGCGTACTGGGTAATGCCGAAACGCTTAGCGCGCAGTTCCGCTCGTTCGACAGCTACCTGCAGGATATGCAAAGCAATATTAACAACCAGCTAGACGATGAAGTTACCCAGATTAACAACACCACCGAGCAAGTCGCCGGGCTCAATAAAGAGATTGCCCTCGCCCGCGCTCGTAACGGCGAAGCCCCCAATAGCCTGCTCAACCAGCGTGATAAACTCGTCTCTGACCTAAACGAGCGCATGGATCTGCGACTTAATGTCCAAGACGGCAAAACATATAACATCAGCCTGCCCAACGGCCAGCCGCTGGTGACCGGTACAGACTCGTTCGAGTTAGAGACCATGGAGGCGGAGAACGACCCGCAGCGCAAGGTAATCGGCTATCGCGATGGCGGTGGTAACCTTTCCCAGCTAGAAGAAGATGTGGTGACGGGCGGCTCGCTTGGTGGGTTAATGACCTTCCGCCAAGAGACGCTTGATAAAACCCAAAACCAGATCGGACAGCTAGCGGTGTCGCTTTCGTCAGCCATGAATGAGCAGCACAAGCAAGGCGTTGATCTAAATGGTGATCAAGGCGAAGACCTGTTCAATATTCGTGCGCCACAGACCTACGGGCATGACGACAATAGCGATGCGACAATTGAAAGCGCCGAATTCGACCCCAGCCGGATCGACGAACTGCGCGCCACCGATTACAGCGTAAGTTTTGATGACAATGATGACCCTGTTATCACTCGGAAAGATAACGGCCAAGTCGTGGAATACGATCAGGATGCCTGGGCTGAAGATGACCAATTAAAGTTCGGTGGTGTTACGCTTGAGTTCAGCCAGCCTCCTGTGGCCGGTGATGAATACGAAATCCAACCCGTTCGCCGTGCCGGAGCCGGGATGGATACCAATATTACCGACCTGGATAAGATTGCCGCGGGTAGTTTGGCTGACATGGAAGGCGATCTGGCTATTGGCGACGTTAGCATGGCCGAGGGTGCCTTGAGTGCGCTACCGGCAGATGGTGAGTATTCGCTGAGCGTGGCAGAGGACGGTACCGTCAGTGAGTTAGAAGGGGCTATGACCGTAAATGGTGAAGCCTTAGCCGATGGAGATACGCTAGAAGCTGGGGACCGCATCGCTATTGACGGCGTCGAGTTTACGCTTGACGAGTTGCCTGACGCGGATGGGGCAACATTTTCTATCAGTCTTAGCGATGCCAATAGCGGCGACAACAGTAATGCGCTGGCTATGCAAGACCTGCAAAGCGAGGATATTGTTGGCGGCAGCGCCACGGTGAGCGGCGCCTACGGCTCGATGGTTAGCGACGTGGGTAACCGGACCAACATTACCCAGGTAAATCTGGAGGCGCGTCAAGGCCTCACCGAACAGCTTACCGAGGTGCAGCAGTCCGAATCCGGGGTCAATCTTGATGAAGAGGCGGCCAACCTGATTCGCTACCAGCAGTTTTACCAGGCCAACGCCCGTGTGATTGATACGGCCGGCACCCTGATGGACACCATTTTGAATTTGCGCGGTTAA
- a CDS encoding flagellar basal body L-ring protein FlgH, which translates to MLERHCISRRIALAGLVFFLLVVAGCAQIPRASVVGEQEQINIVDRPPPEPNGSIYQARRGYQPLFEDRRPRSVGDILTIVLDEEVSASKNSESNADRDGSAGLEFGALPDALETLAEYGFEVEGQSDFSGGGGSQANNSFTGTITVSVLEVTNNGNLRVRGEKQIAINQGTEFIRFSGVVNPRAITSQNTVPSTQVADARIEYVGDGYINEAQHMGWLQRFFLNVSPF; encoded by the coding sequence ATGCTGGAACGACATTGTATTTCGCGACGTATTGCGCTGGCTGGACTAGTTTTTTTTCTGTTGGTGGTTGCCGGCTGTGCCCAAATACCCAGAGCCTCGGTGGTCGGTGAGCAAGAGCAGATTAATATCGTTGACCGCCCGCCGCCGGAACCCAATGGGTCTATTTATCAGGCGCGTCGAGGCTATCAGCCGCTTTTTGAAGACCGGCGGCCAAGATCAGTTGGCGATATATTGACGATTGTGCTGGATGAAGAGGTCAGTGCCAGTAAAAATTCTGAATCCAATGCTGATCGCGACGGCAGCGCTGGCCTGGAGTTTGGCGCACTGCCGGATGCTCTTGAAACGCTGGCTGAGTATGGTTTTGAGGTTGAAGGGCAAAGTGACTTTTCTGGCGGCGGTGGTTCGCAAGCCAATAACTCCTTTACCGGTACAATCACTGTTTCGGTTTTGGAGGTGACGAATAACGGTAACCTACGCGTGCGCGGTGAAAAACAAATTGCCATTAACCAGGGTACAGAATTTATCAGATTTTCAGGCGTCGTGAATCCGCGTGCCATTACCTCGCAAAATACCGTGCCCTCCACCCAGGTGGCAGACGCACGAATTGAATATGTAGGGGATGGGTATATAAATGAAGCGCAGCATATGGGCTGGCTACAGCGCTTCTTCCTAAACGTGTCGCCTTTCTAG
- a CDS encoding flagellar basal body P-ring protein FlgI translates to MKTHAMAKRLWQLSIIGLACLLAMPVQAERIRELASFSGVRDNQLVGYGLVVGLDNSGDQTTQAPFTSQSLTNMLSQLGVTVPSGTNLQLRNVAAVMVTADLPPFSRPGQRLDVVVSSIANARSLRGGTLLMTPMKGADGDTYAIAQGNMLVGGAGAEAGGSSVQVNQQATGRIPNGGLVEEEVPLNLGGEGGTLELQLDDADFGTVQRMVTAINNEFGQSVAYARNGRVIALDGPVDDNERVNFMARVENVDVTPMDAPARVVLNARTGSVVMNSAVSLREAAVAHGNLSITIDTQFGVSQPSPFGEGETAVVPDSDIDIEEQEAYLQVVEGADLNEVVNALNALGATPQDLMSILEALRASGSLRAELEII, encoded by the coding sequence ATGAAGACTCACGCGATGGCAAAACGGCTTTGGCAGCTTAGTATTATCGGCTTGGCTTGCCTGCTGGCAATGCCTGTTCAGGCAGAGCGTATACGCGAGTTAGCCAGTTTTTCCGGCGTGCGGGACAATCAACTGGTGGGTTATGGGCTAGTGGTCGGGCTGGATAACAGCGGCGACCAGACGACCCAGGCACCGTTTACCAGTCAAAGTTTGACCAACATGCTATCGCAATTGGGCGTGACGGTACCCTCCGGAACAAATTTACAGCTGCGTAACGTCGCGGCGGTGATGGTAACCGCCGACTTGCCGCCGTTTTCTCGGCCTGGGCAGCGGCTTGACGTCGTCGTTTCATCGATTGCCAATGCCCGGAGCCTGCGTGGCGGCACCTTGTTAATGACGCCGATGAAAGGGGCTGATGGCGATACCTATGCCATTGCCCAAGGCAATATGTTGGTGGGCGGCGCGGGGGCAGAAGCGGGTGGTAGCAGTGTACAAGTCAACCAGCAGGCCACGGGCAGAATCCCCAATGGTGGTTTAGTGGAGGAAGAAGTGCCGCTTAACTTAGGGGGCGAAGGTGGCACGTTAGAGCTACAGCTGGATGACGCGGACTTCGGTACAGTGCAGCGCATGGTAACCGCTATCAACAATGAATTCGGCCAATCTGTCGCTTATGCACGTAATGGTCGTGTGATAGCGCTTGATGGGCCAGTCGATGATAATGAGCGCGTTAACTTTATGGCGCGGGTTGAGAATGTTGACGTTACGCCGATGGATGCACCAGCGCGAGTAGTGCTCAATGCGCGCACCGGCTCTGTGGTCATGAACAGTGCGGTTAGTTTACGTGAAGCGGCAGTCGCCCACGGTAACCTGTCGATTACGATTGATACCCAATTTGGTGTTAGCCAGCCATCACCCTTTGGTGAAGGCGAAACGGCGGTGGTACCTGATAGCGATATCGACATAGAAGAGCAAGAAGCTTATCTACAGGTAGTTGAAGGCGCCGACCTCAACGAAGTTGTTAACGCACTAAATGCCCTCGGCGCCACCCCACAGGATTTGATGTCGATTCTTGAAGCGTTAAGGGCATCGGGCTCGCTACGCGCAGAGCTGGAGATTATCTGA
- a CDS encoding flagellar hook assembly protein FlgD, protein MNIDTSVLSNVNGGGSNGMPARQSEELRESFMTLLITQLENQDPMNPMENAEMTSQLAQINTVSGIEELNDTISGITKQMDASQMLQASGLIGNSVLVPGDQVKVSVDEDGNSYATPFGIELEEPAEKLEISVTNQAGEVVYSNEVEGVDAGVESFSWNGLNNDEVAVPEGSYNVSYKATDAEGEKLDSETLNYAQVQGVTPAESGEEVRLDLGAIYGQVSLDQIKQIL, encoded by the coding sequence ATGAATATCGACACAAGTGTACTAAGCAATGTCAATGGCGGCGGGTCGAATGGGATGCCGGCTCGTCAGTCTGAAGAACTGCGTGAAAGTTTTATGACCTTGCTGATCACCCAGTTGGAAAATCAAGATCCGATGAATCCCATGGAAAATGCGGAGATGACCTCCCAACTGGCGCAGATTAATACGGTCAGTGGTATTGAGGAATTGAATGATACGATCAGCGGCATTACGAAGCAGATGGATGCTTCTCAAATGCTGCAAGCGTCGGGTCTTATTGGTAACTCCGTTCTGGTGCCGGGTGACCAAGTCAAAGTAAGCGTTGACGAAGACGGCAATAGCTACGCCACGCCTTTCGGTATTGAGTTAGAAGAACCCGCCGAAAAGCTTGAAATCAGCGTAACCAATCAGGCGGGCGAAGTCGTTTATAGCAACGAAGTTGAGGGAGTTGACGCAGGCGTTGAGTCGTTTAGCTGGAACGGTTTAAACAATGACGAAGTAGCGGTTCCAGAAGGTTCTTACAACGTCAGCTATAAAGCGACCGACGCTGAAGGCGAGAAACTGGATTCAGAAACGTTGAATTATGCCCAGGTCCAAGGGGTGACGCCCGCCGAATCGGGTGAGGAAGTCCGTCTTGACCTGGGTGCCATCTACGGTCAGGTCTCTTTGGACCAAATTAAACAAATACTCTGA
- the fliR gene encoding flagellar biosynthetic protein FliR, with translation MVEVTFAQLHAWLVAFIWPFARITAFMAASPIWGHSSVPNQAKISLAAVIAVVIAPILPPMPDVPLMSWAGAGIMVEQVLIGLAIGSVMHIVFAAVQAAGEFIGLQMGLAFASFFDMSSGTNIMVLSRILYMISLLMFLALNGHLMVLETLVMGFQTLPVGVGTLNPNGFELLARYAGTIFSSGMLLALPLVGSLLIINLALGILNRSAPQLTVFNIGFPTSLTVGLLLLMVLMTDIERFLQRLFSQGLEFMQSLIETLAPLS, from the coding sequence ATGGTTGAAGTCACCTTTGCCCAGCTACACGCATGGCTGGTGGCATTTATTTGGCCGTTTGCCCGCATCACCGCCTTCATGGCGGCATCGCCCATTTGGGGGCACTCGAGCGTTCCTAATCAGGCAAAGATCAGCTTGGCCGCCGTTATTGCCGTGGTGATCGCGCCTATTCTTCCCCCTATGCCCGATGTGCCGCTGATGTCCTGGGCGGGCGCTGGCATCATGGTGGAGCAGGTGTTAATTGGCCTGGCGATTGGCTCGGTCATGCATATTGTCTTTGCCGCCGTGCAGGCAGCCGGGGAATTTATCGGCCTGCAGATGGGCTTGGCGTTTGCTAGTTTTTTCGATATGTCCAGCGGCACCAATATCATGGTCTTGTCGCGGATTTTATATATGATCTCGCTGCTAATGTTTCTCGCCCTGAACGGCCACCTAATGGTGTTAGAAACGCTGGTAATGGGCTTCCAAACCTTACCAGTTGGTGTCGGCACTCTTAATCCGAACGGTTTTGAACTACTAGCTCGCTATGCCGGCACTATATTTTCCTCAGGCATGCTACTTGCCCTACCGCTGGTAGGGTCGCTATTGATCATCAATTTAGCGCTGGGTATTCTGAACCGCTCGGCACCACAATTAACGGTGTTTAACATCGGCTTCCCGACCTCGCTAACGGTGGGACTGTTATTATTGATGGTGCTAATGACCGATATCGAACGGTTTTTACAACGACTGTTCAGCCAAGGGCTTGAGTTTATGCAAAGCCTAATCGAAACCCTGGCCCCGCTATCTTAG
- the flgJ gene encoding flagellar assembly peptidoglycan hydrolase FlgJ, whose protein sequence is MNATDMSNQFALDMQGFQRMQHTAKTDPDAGAESAAQQFEALFVQMMMKSMRDAIPESGLMNSSATDSYQKMLDQQWSQVIASKGVGLADALVEQLEREGAISGGKEESSSADQQMQELIAGIPRGTPRVLDSPLNPGDEQVPEAPTESRFLAELDAVRQGKAAETESTQPDAPRQAGGQLPHVDQFMETLAPSAQAASRTTGVPAELILAQAALETGWGKHEIATQNGKNSHNVFGIKAGEHWEGDSTEVVTHEYIDGRREKVVDSFRVYDSYEHAFTDYANLIGNNPRYAGVTQAPSAEQAARELQRGGYATDPRYADKLVGVMDTLGPMPDASNFLADSR, encoded by the coding sequence ATGAATGCCACTGATATGAGCAATCAGTTTGCGCTAGATATGCAAGGCTTTCAAAGGATGCAGCACACGGCAAAAACAGACCCAGACGCTGGCGCGGAGTCGGCGGCTCAACAGTTTGAAGCACTATTCGTGCAAATGATGATGAAAAGCATGCGCGATGCGATTCCTGAGTCTGGCTTGATGAACAGCAGTGCTACGGATAGCTATCAAAAAATGCTGGACCAGCAGTGGTCTCAGGTGATTGCGTCCAAAGGGGTGGGGTTAGCGGATGCACTGGTTGAACAGCTTGAGCGGGAAGGCGCGATTTCCGGTGGGAAAGAAGAGTCTTCCAGCGCTGATCAACAAATGCAGGAGTTAATCGCTGGTATTCCGCGTGGTACGCCGCGGGTATTAGATAGCCCCCTGAATCCTGGTGACGAACAGGTCCCCGAAGCACCTACAGAGAGCCGTTTCTTGGCGGAACTAGATGCTGTACGGCAAGGAAAGGCGGCAGAAACAGAGTCTACTCAGCCTGATGCTCCGCGCCAAGCAGGAGGTCAACTGCCTCATGTGGATCAGTTTATGGAAACGCTGGCACCTTCAGCCCAGGCTGCAAGCCGTACCACCGGGGTGCCCGCTGAATTGATACTGGCCCAAGCTGCATTAGAAACGGGCTGGGGGAAACATGAAATTGCCACGCAAAACGGTAAGAACAGTCACAATGTGTTTGGCATCAAAGCCGGAGAGCATTGGGAGGGTGATAGTACTGAGGTGGTGACTCACGAATACATAGACGGGCGTCGCGAGAAAGTGGTTGATAGCTTCCGTGTTTACGATTCGTATGAACATGCCTTTACCGACTATGCCAATCTAATTGGTAACAATCCTCGCTACGCGGGTGTGACGCAGGCACCTTCAGCGGAGCAGGCGGCACGTGAGCTGCAACGTGGTGGCTATGCTACTGATCCGCGCTATGCCGATAAGCTGGTAGGCGTGATGGACACCTTGGGCCCGATGCCGGACGCCAGTAATTTCTTGGCCGATTCGCGTTAG
- the flgE gene encoding flagellar hook protein FlgE: MSFSQALSGLNAQQDKLGAVGNNISNSQTVGFKSSNVQFADVYAESRIGLGTRTSATLQNFNQGNIESSNRNMDLAIAGEGFFRFQQPNGEIGYSRNGQLTMDANGDLVNAQGAQIMGYPADEEGNVQGGGDVEALSVDAGDLAASATENLDMSLNLDSEEAALVDGQNGYTTPTAEEVANGLDSSQYSYSTNGTIYDSQGNARNLTTYFTKTAANEWRVDARMSGGPEGAPNYGFTNIAEDENFDFTSDGRLSNDFTAFDLDLDNPDDIRDADGNDIADSEFGADLTSQQIQVDFSGSTQFADSSTVNDLEQDGYTSGSLVGVTIEDDGSVMRNYSNEESRAAGQVALVSFRNPEGLSPNGDNLWTATGSSGQELVGAPGTGQRGLIEPGAVETSNVDMAGELVDMIVAQRAYQANSQTISTQDELLQTIINL; encoded by the coding sequence ATGAGTTTTTCACAAGCGTTAAGTGGCCTGAATGCCCAGCAAGACAAGCTAGGAGCCGTAGGCAACAATATTTCAAACTCGCAAACCGTGGGTTTTAAAAGCTCGAACGTACAGTTCGCCGATGTGTACGCTGAGTCACGAATCGGGCTAGGTACGCGCACATCCGCCACGTTACAGAACTTCAACCAGGGGAATATCGAGTCATCGAACCGTAATATGGACCTGGCAATTGCTGGCGAGGGCTTCTTCCGCTTCCAGCAGCCCAATGGTGAAATTGGCTACTCGCGTAATGGTCAACTGACCATGGACGCGAACGGCGATCTAGTGAACGCCCAGGGCGCGCAAATTATGGGCTATCCGGCGGATGAAGAAGGTAATGTCCAGGGTGGTGGTGACGTAGAAGCCTTGAGCGTTGATGCAGGAGATCTAGCGGCCAGTGCCACGGAAAACCTCGATATGTCGCTTAATCTGGATTCAGAAGAAGCGGCGCTGGTTGATGGGCAGAACGGCTACACCACCCCCACAGCTGAAGAAGTGGCCAACGGTCTAGACTCCAGTCAGTACTCATACTCCACCAACGGTACTATTTACGATTCCCAAGGTAATGCACGCAACCTAACCACATACTTTACCAAGACGGCGGCTAATGAATGGCGGGTTGATGCGCGTATGTCGGGAGGCCCAGAAGGCGCGCCTAATTATGGGTTCACTAATATTGCAGAAGATGAAAACTTTGACTTCACGTCGGATGGCCGCTTAAGCAATGATTTTACGGCTTTTGATCTCGATTTAGATAATCCCGATGATATTCGTGATGCGGATGGTAATGACATTGCGGATAGTGAATTTGGTGCTGATTTAACCTCTCAGCAAATCCAGGTCGATTTTTCTGGCTCCACTCAGTTCGCCGATAGCTCAACGGTGAATGACCTTGAACAGGACGGCTACACGTCTGGCTCACTGGTAGGCGTGACCATCGAAGATGATGGCTCTGTGATGCGCAATTACTCCAATGAAGAATCGCGTGCTGCTGGCCAGGTTGCCCTGGTAAGTTTCCGCAACCCTGAAGGGTTAAGCCCGAACGGTGACAATCTATGGACCGCCACTGGTTCATCGGGGCAGGAACTAGTAGGGGCGCCTGGTACTGGCCAGCGCGGTTTGATTGAGCCAGGTGCCGTGGAGACCTCCAACGTGGATATGGCGGGTGAACTGGTCGATATGATCGTCGCCCAACGCGCCTACCAGGCCAACTCGCAAACCATCAGTACCCAGGATGAGTTGCTGCAGACCATCATCAATCTCTAA
- the flgF gene encoding flagellar basal-body rod protein FlgF, which yields MDRMLYTAMSGAKHTMDQQSVVSNNLANVSTAGFRAQLQAARSVPVEGDALLPTRASAVTTTPGTDYSQGPIERTGRTLDVAMQDDAWMAVQDGEGVETYSRRGDLQVDSDGVLTSVGRPVMGDGGPVVVPQGSQISIGADGTVSAIPQGEGPEALVDVGRIKLVTPEEGELTRGEDGLFRAPPNEEGEPGALVADEDAKLVSGALEGSNVSAVDTMVTMIDAARRYDMQMKMLSSADENAQRANSMLTIQG from the coding sequence GTGGATAGAATGCTGTATACCGCCATGAGCGGCGCCAAGCATACGATGGATCAACAGTCGGTGGTAAGTAACAACCTGGCGAACGTTTCTACAGCGGGTTTTCGTGCTCAGCTTCAGGCAGCTCGCTCTGTGCCTGTGGAAGGTGACGCCTTGCTGCCTACTCGTGCTTCTGCCGTTACGACCACGCCGGGCACCGATTATTCTCAAGGGCCAATAGAACGTACGGGCCGTACGCTTGATGTTGCCATGCAAGACGATGCCTGGATGGCGGTGCAGGATGGAGAGGGCGTTGAAACCTACTCTCGGCGTGGCGATTTACAGGTCGATAGCGACGGCGTATTGACGAGTGTAGGTCGCCCGGTAATGGGTGATGGCGGACCCGTTGTGGTCCCCCAGGGGTCCCAGATATCGATTGGTGCCGATGGCACGGTCAGCGCGATTCCTCAGGGCGAAGGTCCGGAAGCGCTGGTAGATGTAGGCCGCATTAAGCTGGTCACACCCGAAGAGGGTGAGCTTACGCGCGGTGAAGATGGACTCTTCCGCGCACCACCCAATGAAGAAGGCGAGCCAGGGGCGCTAGTGGCAGATGAAGACGCCAAGCTAGTGAGCGGTGCGCTGGAAGGCAGTAATGTCAGTGCGGTCGACACCATGGTGACAATGATTGATGCGGCGCGCCGCTACGATATGCAAATGAAAATGTTGAGTTCGGCGGACGAAAACGCGCAGCGCGCCAACAGCATGTTAACGATTCAGGGCTGA